Proteins encoded in a region of the Bubalus bubalis isolate 160015118507 breed Murrah chromosome 9, NDDB_SH_1, whole genome shotgun sequence genome:
- the LOC102413968 gene encoding olfactory receptor 7A10-like: MVPRNLTHVSEFLLLGFSEEPELQPLIFGPFLSMYLITVFGNLLIILAVSSDPHLHTPMYFLLSNLSFVDICITSNITPKMLCNIQTQSHVITYEGCMIQMYFFMLFAGLDDFLLTVMAYDRFVAVCHPLHYTVIMNPQRCGILVLVSWIISVLHSLLETLMVLTLSFCREVKIPHYFCEFKQLIQLACSNNFLNELVMNFAAGLLGGVPLAGILYTYCKIASSICRISSAQGKYKAFSTCASHLSVISLFYGTCLGVYLSSAAPHNPH; the protein is encoded by the coding sequence ATGGTACCAAGGAACCTAACACATgtttcagaatttcttcttctgggattttcAGAAGAACCAGAACTGCAGCCCCTCATTTTTGGACCTTTCCTCTCCATGTATCTGATCACTGTGTTtggaaacctgctcatcatcctggccGTCAGCTcagacccccacctccacacccccatgtacttcctCCTCTCCAACCTATCCTTTGTAGACATCTGTATCACCTCCAACATCACCCCAAAGATGCTGTGTAACATCCAGACACAGAGCCACGTTATAACCTATGAAGGCTGCATGATTCAGATGTATTTTTTCATGCTGTTTGCAGGGTTGGATGACTTCCTCCTGACTGTGATGGCTTATGACCGCTTTGTGGCCGTCTGCCACCCCCTTCACTACACGGTCATCATGAATCCACAACGCTGTGGAATTCTGGTTTTGGTTAGCTGGATCATTAGCGTCCTACATTCCTTGTTAGAAACCTTAATGGTATTGACGCTGTCCTTCTGCAGAGAGGTGAAAATCCCTCACTATTTCTGTGAATTCAAGCAGTTGATTCAACTTGCGTGTTCCAACAACTTTCTTAATGAACTGGTGATGAATTTTGCAGCTGGGCTTCTGGGTGGTGTTCCCCTTGCTGGTATCCTTTACACTTACTGTAAGATAGCTTCCTCAATATGTAGAATCTCATCAGCTCAGGGGAAGTATAAAGCATTCTCCACCTGTGCATCTCACCTCTCAGTCATCTCCTTATTTTACGGTACATGCTTAGGAGTATATCTTAGCTCTGCTGCTCCGCACAACCCACACTAA